The Scomber japonicus isolate fScoJap1 chromosome 8, fScoJap1.pri, whole genome shotgun sequence genome has a segment encoding these proteins:
- the LOC128363298 gene encoding zinc finger and BTB domain-containing protein 5-like — translation MDFPGHFQHIFQQLNHQRLHAQLCDCVVLVGGQSFPAHRSILAACSSHFRALLNSNDGADEVGGPAADKGGGGCPSVMELDPEVVTPEAFSTLMDMIYTSTLSLGASNVMDVLLAASHLHLNTVVKACKLHLSRKNFPASPPKGWKSVQQQQLLQHVTSAMEEDLDEERAGVEVSQSGGVEDEGVRQRVSNGEQGSAPSSRHKRKLHEDGLSSRKRPCRLPGEDYKECSPTVTRSTIITEEGGGELLSPDCLKTAGDLWESRGEQEEVEEKYEATKGESEEIQLPSQSDSGTGALGAWEKDGDTDGDNVVKVKVGDEGEEEAEEQKMTVIEVKKENLTSYSPDFTTLTNNPPPSPPLDSSEHLETQLNDEKMTVTCAMEGDVSTLQSQLCSELDADKEDGHLGEDSIDGEGLDSLSELAFSCFLNPSHESVMGALEEEESLASLTAAATAAAAAASDAPLAAAGDADEMCQNSEKANTSTDSSSSLVFPVTSVPLQQLLPTQSPGFSDTLILQPAQNSLPGFLSGIRAGLSLEASLVQPGRAGKSRGCGGSGGTTFRRIAPKVPPGTEAGTDSSSSSAGDDRPPLTRASEDVMSKCKKAAAEDHVLLVEGEKKYACKICCKTFMNLTDCKKHIRIHTGEKPYPCPKCGKRFSQSSHLYKHSKNSTCLNWKDDQSFPDTLL, via the coding sequence ATGGACTTCCCAGGTCACTTCCAGCATATTTTCCAGCAGCTCAACCACCAGCGCCTCCATGCTCAGCTGTGTGATTGTGTGGTGCTGGTTGGAGGCCAGAGCTTCCCGGCTCACCGCTCCATCCTAGCAGCATGCAGCTCTCACTTCAGGGCTCTGCTAAACTCCAATGACGGTGCAGACGAAGTTGGAGGACCAGCAGCGGATAAGGGTGGAGGTGGGTGCCCCAGTGTGATGGAGCTCGATCCAGAGGTGGTGACTCCCGAGGCCTTCTCCACCCTGATGGACATGATTTACACTTCCACCTTGTCCCTGGGGGCTTCCAATGTGATGGATGTACTGTTGGCCGCCTCACACCTTCACCTCAATACTGTGGTCAAAGCCTGCAAGCTCCACCTGTCCAGAAAAAACTTCCCAGCCTCGCCACCTAAAGGCTGGAAGTCagtgcagcagcaacagttGCTTCAACATGTCACATCTGCTATGGAGGAGGACCTCGATGAGGAGAGAGCGGGAGTGGAGGTGAGCCAGTCTGGTGGAGTTGAAGACGAGGGAGTCAGGCAGAGAGTTAGTAACGGTGAGCAGGGTTCAGCACCATCTTCAAGGCACAAGAGAAAGTTACATGAGGACGGGCTCAGTAGCAGGAAGAGGCCCTGCAGGCTACCTGGAGAAGACTACAAGGAGTGTTCGCCTACTGTGACCAGGAGCACCATCAttacagaggagggaggaggggagctGCTGTCCCCGGACTGCTTGAAGACTGCAGGCGACCTCTGGGAGAGCCGAGgcgagcaggaggaggtggaggagaaatACGAAGCAACCAAGGGAGAATCAGAGGAGATCCAGCTGCCGAGCCAGTCGGACAGCGGCACAGGAGCTTTGGGTGCATGGGAGAAGGATGGGGATACAGATGGAGACAATGTGGTGAAAGTGAAGGTgggagatgaaggagaagaagaggcagAGGAGCAAAAGATGACAGTGATTGAGGTGAAAAAGGAAAATCTGACCTCCTACTCTCCAGATTTTACCACTTTAACTAAcaatcctcctccatccccacCACTAGATTCCTCAGAACATCTGGAAACACAACTAAATGATGAGAAAATGACTGTAACCTGTGCAATGGAGGGTGATGTTAGCACTTTACAGTCACAGCTGTGCTCAGAACTTGATGCAGACAAAGAGGATGGACATTTGGGTGAGGACTCAATAGATGGTGAGGGCCTTGACAGTCTGTCAGAACTGGCCTTTTCTTGCTTTCTCAATCCCAGTCATGAGAGTGTAATGGGAGCtctggaggaagaagaaagtcTTGCTagtctcactgctgctgctaccgctgctgctgctgctgccagtgATGCTCCTCTTGCAGCTGCCGGAGATGCAGACGAAATGTGTCAAAACTCAGAAAAAGCAAACACGTCCACTGACTCGTCCTCCTCTCTTGTATTTCCAGTAACGTCTGTCCCTTTGCAGCAGCTTCTCCCGACTCAAAGCCCTGGTTTTAGTGACACACTGATCCTCCAGCCCGCCCAGAACTCTTTACCGGGGTTCCTCAGTGGCATCAGAGCAGGACTCAGTCTGGAAGCATCCCTCGTCCAACCTGGACGGGCCGGGAAAAGCAGAGGATGTGGAGGATCAGGGGGGACAACCTTCCGTCGCATCGCTCCCAAAGTGCCGCCTGGAACAGAGGCCGGCACAGATTCTTCATCTTCCTCGGCAGGAGATGATCGGCCACCTCTAACCAGAGCCTCGGAGGATGTTATGTCCAAGTGCAAGAAAGCAGCTGCTGAGGACCATGTGCTGCTGGTGGAGGGGGAGAAGAAATACGCCTGCAAAATATGCTGCAAGACATTCATGAACCTGACTGACTGTAAGAAGCATATTCGTATCCACACAGGAGAGAAGCCCTATCCCTGTCCCAAGTGTGGCAAACGCTTCAGCCAGTCCTCCCATCTTTACAAGCACTCCAAGAACTCCACCTGCCTAAACTGGAAAGATGATCAGTCATTCCCAGACACTCTGCTCTGA